The genomic segment TTGATGCGTCCGGAGTCGCGACGAGAATTTCCAAACGAAGATTTCTTTTTCCGGGCAAATTTTTTCCCGCGAGAATTTTTACGTTCTCCGTCCTCTTCGCGGAAATTTTTTCCGCTGCTCTTTCCGCGTGTGCTGCGACCACGTCCGTATTCTGCGCGTTCCGATTTCCGCTTGTTCGCTTTGCGATCTGCGCCATACGATTCACGGATTTTGCGACGTTCACTCGGGCGAATCGATTCGTATTCACTTTCATCGGGCTGCGTCACAAGTCCTAATTCTTCGGCGGCTTCGGCGCGGTCTTTTTCCATCATCTTCGAAGTCCGTCCATCCGAAATCTTTTCGAGAATGGCAAAATCGGCTTCTCCGCGGACAGGATTTGCGCGTAAAAGTCTCACGCGCACTTTATCGCCGCGCGCAAAAGTTTTGCTGCTGCGTTTTCCGCAAACGATTCCTTTGTCTGGATTAAAGACGTAATAGTCCGAGCCTGCAATATCGCGGAAACGTACAAGGCCTTCGGCTTGCGGGTCATCAACGCCCACATAAATGCCCCATTCTTGCACGCCGGTGACAGTCGCTTCAAATTCTTCGCCCAAGTGTTTCCGCAAAAGCCAAGTCGCACAAACTTTGAGCGACATGCGTTCGGTCTTTTGATTCTTCACTTCGTTCGCAGAAATTTCGGAGCAGACAGCAACCACATCCCACGCGCGTTTTGCATCGGTTTCATCCGGCGTTTTACGCGAAAGTTCGCGGTGACACCAAAGGTCGGCATAACGCCGAATCGGACTTGTAAAGTGCGCGTAATCTTGCCAATTCAACGCAAAGTGTCCAAAGCAGTTGCTATCGTAATGCGCTTTCTGCATACTGCGCAAAATTCGCATCACAATTTCATCATCGCCTTTCGCACGTTCTACCAAATGCTGATACAATTTGAAAATTTCCGGATTCAAATTCGTATCACCGCGGCGCGGTTTACCGAGTTCACGAAGAGAAATCGGACTATCCTTAAACAAATCCGGCATCTGGTAATAAAGTTCCATAATGTCTTTTGTATCAGGAGCTTCATGAATACGATAAACGCCTTGTAAATGTCTGCGCTGGAGTTCTTGGGCGCAGCATTTATTGGCGATCAACATGCATTCTTCAATCCAATGATCCGATTCATTTTCTTCGCGCGGAACGATTTTTTCTGGTTCTCCATTTGCATCAAATTTACAACCGAGTTCGGTGCTGCCGAGTTCCAAGATGCCCGTTTTTTTGCGGTTAGCGCGCAAAAGGTCTGCGACTTCTTGAAGAGCTTTTACATGTTCATCGCCCGCTTCCAAACGGCGAACGGCTTCGGCATACGTAATGCCCGCAGTGATGTTGACCAAACTCTTTTTGAATTCAAACGATTCCACATTTGCATCTTTATCGAGTTCCATCATGCAGCTGAACGCTAAGCGGTCAACGCCTTGATGCAATGAACAGAGATCGCTCGAAAGACGATCGGGAAGCATCGGCACAGCCGTCCACGGCAAATACTGCGTAAAGCTACGCG from the Hallerella porci genome contains:
- a CDS encoding ribonuclease R family protein gives rise to the protein MENLPTKEQIIAVVRDEPMVGSQLRRAMGITKHKKLAFKQLLAEMVSEGSLARTSNKQYTPGTGKPKFEEDEDFEEDNRRPAATSRRKATYDDDESRVHRGVLSPDGNDWWKVTEVETGKVYPMAHRSIAPGKDGDTIAFTLYPHPKLKHSMLAKVDHSAMEGDLTWKEVTEQFMKDASLPAKFSDAIMDFVNSEKEPTEADLKDGRVDMRNLYILCVDPDGAMDHDDAISVEKRPDGGFHLGVHIADVSHYVPEGSELDDEALTRSFTQYLPWTAVPMLPDRLSSDLCSLHQGVDRLAFSCMMELDKDANVESFEFKKSLVNITAGITYAEAVRRLEAGDEHVKALQEVADLLRANRKKTGILELGSTELGCKFDANGEPEKIVPREENESDHWIEECMLIANKCCAQELQRRHLQGVYRIHEAPDTKDIMELYYQMPDLFKDSPISLRELGKPRRGDTNLNPEIFKLYQHLVERAKGDDEIVMRILRSMQKAHYDSNCFGHFALNWQDYAHFTSPIRRYADLWCHRELSRKTPDETDAKRAWDVVAVCSEISANEVKNQKTERMSLKVCATWLLRKHLGEEFEATVTGVQEWGIYVGVDDPQAEGLVRFRDIAGSDYYVFNPDKGIVCGKRSSKTFARGDKVRVRLLRANPVRGEADFAILEKISDGRTSKMMEKDRAEAAEELGLVTQPDESEYESIRPSERRKIRESYGADRKANKRKSERAEYGRGRSTRGKSSGKNFREEDGERKNSRGKKFARKKKSSFGNSRRDSGRINSKKR